The DNA region TGACGGCACCATGCCTCGCctgcttcggcttcggcctcGGTGGCGTTGGTTGCGTGGGAGGAGTCATACGCCGCGAAGAAagcaggagggggtggaaagagagaggtgtCGGGGACGACTGACTCCCAGTCGTGCTTGGTCTCCTGGGGTTTAGATGCTGCGGGAATGGGAGGAGcgctgggagggggaatgGAGGCGTAGTCATTacgcgggagaggaggaccAGGAGGGGGGGCGTAGTCGTTGCTAGCTCCGTGAGACGGTGGAGGcccgggaggaggagcaaagtCGTCACCAGCTCCGTGGGAatggggcggcggtggtccCAGGGGAGGTGCGTAGTCATTCCCGGTTCCgtgagaagggggtggtcCGGGAGGAGGCGCATAGCTCTCTACTGCCGGCCGGGtatgagaaggaggcggccCCGGAGGAGGGGCATAGTCGTTGGCTGGTAACTCAGCTGGTGCATTAGGGTTGTGGACTGAGTCGGGAAGCTCAACGGGCATGGTGTGAGATGTAGCTTGTGTCTGGCTGTACAGATTATTGGAATTCCAGGATGCTGGAGGTTGAGCAGCAGAGAGGGGGCTaggaggcggcggctggTTAtattgctgctgatgctgatgctgctggggCTGTGCCTGGTGTGATGACGAAGCGCTTGCTTTTGGCTCAGGTGCATACGTTGGCTGCTGAGGCGCCTGCCCTGGAGCTGGTCGTGGGGGAagatcatccccatcatAGAGGTTCTTTTTGCTGCCGAAACACATTTTGGCTGGGTTCAGATTCtgttttgtttccttttggTAAGATGTTGTAAGCGCACACGTTTTAAAGCGACTGGATGTTGGATGGTTGCCCAGTCACGAAGCACCTCAGCCAACGGGTGATAGACAAAGGTCAGTGAATGCCTTGCCTTTCAAATTCCAAAACCTATAGCAACAGAACGACCGGCTTTAATGTCCTTCTTGCGGCATCAGATGATGAGTGATGGATTAGGACACGGAGGGACCAACTGACACGCGCTGGATAGAGAACCTTTTGGGGTGCGCAGCCACTGCCAAGATGGCGCTAGCCACCTGCGTAACCAGGCTTGATAACAGCACAAGAACCCTCCAATTCCACAAGGCAGTCGCTATCTGCCCCACACTGCACCACCTGGATGATGACTTTGCTGCCAGATCTGACCAACTTACAATCTGTGGCGTTTAGCTACAGAACGTTTGAATGGGGGACTGTACCCAGTCAATATTTGGAAACTGGCGAGGCCAGTCCAATCTTGCTCGAAGTCTCCTGGTGACGTGGAAAGTAAGTTTGGCTTGGCATTCCTGGCGCACTTTCGGAGCCGATGTCCGATGACTAGCGGACCGGTATAGGGCATTCCGTCGGCCCGATCGAATTGTGGATCTCGGCGAAGAGTTGACGATGAATAAGGGCAAGTATGTACGCCTGGGAAACACAGCTTTATATGATGTGGCTCAAACCGAACGATCGTGTAAGGATAAGGTCCCGTTATTGCCTTTGATATCTTCAATGCTCGATATGTTATCACAGATAGTGAAAGTCAAGTTGAGAATTTCTGAGGACAAATGAAAATGTCTAAAACTGCGTTTATTAACCTCAAGTTATCTTCAAAGTATCACACAAATCAAACAAGTCAAATTTAACGGTATATTTGAAATGATTTAAATTGAATTAAGTAAGCTAAATACTATCAAATCATATCACTAAAAACTACCCAATAACCATATTTACTACTGACATATACCTGTTCAAACATGTCACGGTTTTGAGAGACAGTGGGCCACGGGAGCCAATCAGGGCTGGACCAAGCgatcgagcggggctcacggtccacggtccagtATCGGCCAATCAAGAgtggaccgaggaccgtctgtaagtcaacggtccacggtcccaaggtctatatatacggaggaactggctggtatagatagacagttccgcagtatgcaatacaagtcacaatcgttggtatcttGACTATTGTGATGGAGGCAAGCcatttgttgtacactgtttagctgttccaaaccaggattgttcagaagcgccttcgactagtatccctttcagaggttctggataggggttcgtcacatgTTGTTAAAGAATGACTTAGCAACAAGGcgagtggtggaggagtcgTTCGGGCGTAGGGCGCCACACGCGTCGTCCCCTTGTTGAACGGAGTCGAGCGAGTGCGAAGAGTCAGATGAATCAAGCCTATCCGGATCTTTCTGTTGGAAATCATCATATCCGTAGGCGTGTGGGCCCTATATGTCATGATCTCGGGGCAAAGACCTTCCAGCTCCAAGGTCTTGTCAAACCAGCCAGGTGTGTCCCACTGCGGTGCAATTGACTCTAGTTGTAtatcctcttcgtcttccttGATAAACACGAGCTATTAACCAGGTGATGTTGCTCTTTTCCGCCCCCGAGTACCATCAGCATTGCTTCCGCTTCTCAATGCCAAAGAAAGATGAACGCTGGTATTCGAGATGGACATCGAGGTGGCCTGCACGATCAAGCCCTGTAGAGCACTGTACTAGTTCCCTAGATTTAACTCGGGGAACGTGGGCCTGACTTGCCACAGCGATgaagcttgttgttgacctGCTCGCTGTAGTAATTGTCAGGAAGTAGGCTAGCccctgctccagctcccgCATACACCTGCGCGAAGACCGCGGCCATACGATCGGTATGAGCAGTGATGCGCAAGAAGATGTAGTTGATGTTCAATTTGATCAGTCTGTGGATCAGCCAGTTGTACGTAAGGCCGTGATGCTCACTACCTGGCTCCATCCAGCTATCACGCAATAAGTCATTCAAGTCTCGACCCTGCGGTAGTGTATCGGCGATGTGAATGAGGCACCGGGTTTGTTGCTGCCAGGAACTTTTGGTGGCCCTCTGTAGGGCGCCAAGAACATCTTCGGGATAGTCGTCTCCTCTAGTTGCGGTCAAGGTGTTAAGAAATACCAAGACTCCCTCAACGGAAGTTGTAAAATCTTGAAACTGGATATGGGGTTTGTCTCGGTGATCTTTGTACCCAACCACAGCAATACGTAAGGTGGTTTCGTCAAAGAATAATCTTTTGACCTCAGCTACGGTACTCTTGATTTGTTGTTTGACGGCGTCGAGATATGCTTTCAGAGGATGCGTGGTATCGACGAGAAATAGCAGGTCGGTTCAGCAGGCTGCCTTGAAGATCCCCTTCGTGTTGCGTGGTGGTAATGCAGCGTTTGCTGTGTCCACCGCTTCCAGGAACTGACGTATCCGAACCGTAGAGCTGACGGCAGAGCCCTCCACAGACGATCCAACTCTAACAAAGCTCATCTCCGAAGGTGTTGATATCACAGATTCGGAGGGAGTTAAAATTCCAGATTGAGTAGGAGTCGACCTGTCAGATTACAAAGATAGTTTACTTCTTATAGGCACAGAACGCAAAAAAGCATTGACGATGGCAGTTATTTCAGCGCGCGAGGCTCTGGAGCGAGAGATGGACTTCATGATTGCTAGAGACTACTGTACGGTTGCCGGAGAGAACGTCTGAGAAGGGGAGTATCGCCTTGCTTATATATGTGTATTAGCGGGTAAAATTTCGAGTGAGATAATCACTTTGTGTTTAACTGCTGTCATCTCCTTTGATAGGTGTTCAGGAAATCTTTAAACGCCACTTTAAAGGGGAATGTTGTGGAGTCGGTTGGATGGTGAAAGAACCGGTCGAACTTTGGGGTCTATTTACACGTAATAGCCATTACCCATTACCCACCACTACCATCACACAGGTGTGTACTTCTCACTGCGGAATGGTGGAGCGGTGCCTAATACAGCTGAGACAGACCATGTGAGAGATGTGGTAACAGCCTCCGGTGGGTGGCCGTTTGCTCCGGTCAAGCCCCAGGTTACGAGAGGAATGAGTGAACAAAAAGACTTAGTGTGCTGACACCCCCCAATCACAACCTCCAATTACGAAGTTTAAAGGgcagatggtggaggtgaaagATCCCAACCGAGCCAAAATTCCTCAACAGTTCTGTAGGTACTCTTAGCTCATGATATTCTGCAGCCGGGCCAAAAAGACACATCTCGGATGGTGGGATTCAAATGGGATAGTAAGTCATACACAATAGGTAGTCGTCGGTGATCAGACTCGCAGAGCAACACTCAAAATCCACCCGATGCTTGAGGCGAATGAAAGACTCAGATTGCCTTACTATCATATCAACCTAGCTGGGCAACAGCTGGCCCAGAATCCAGCCACACCGTCGCACATGCCATCTGAAAACCGGAACAGCAACCCCAATCATCCCCAAATATCTGACGCCGAAAAGCCTCGACCCATTTTACAAAGTTTAATGGCATCAAAACACCCCCAGACGCCTTTGactccccccaccaacccttcGATGATAACTCCTCAAGCCTATCTACGTCCCCCACGCACTCGTATCCTCTGCATTCGGATAAAAAAACGCCACCACGCTGATGATAACGTAAgtcgccagcagcagagccCCCTCAAGGTAATTACTCctcccatccaacaccaaAAAGTTAGTGATAAACGCCGAGACAAACAAGCAAACGGTCTCAAAGAGCGTAAAATACAACGTCATAGGTTTGTCCATGATCCAGCCGATAATCACAATCAGCGGCGTGATGAAGAGGGCGATCTGAATCGAGCTGCCCACGGCTACGCCGATGGCCAAATCCATCTTGTTCTTCATGGCAACGGTGATAGCAGTGACGTGCTCGGCTGCGTTGCCAACGATGGGCAGAATAATGAGACCAATGAAGATTTCGCCGATGCTGCTGGTCTTGACAAGACCGTTGATTGAGTCGACCATGAACTCGGCACAAACAGCTACAAGAGCGGTCGATACGAGCAGCAAGATGACTGCGCTCCGACGGGAGAGCTCTTCAACATTTTCCTCGGCATCAGCCACAGCGCCGTTCGGGACGGCGGCCAGAGGAATCTGAGAGGGCATCATCGCGCCGGGAGGGCGGCCGAACTGGTTTAGGCGGTCGGGCAGCGAGTTCGTACGACGAATTCCATAACGAACACGAGGCACTGGACCAGAGGGTACGGCCGGCATCGAGAAATCAATGGGGCTGGTAAATACTGTGGGCGCAAGGCTGCGAGCGACAGGTCGCAGTGTCCCACGAAGTCCCTGGAACGGACTGCTTCGGGTCTGAACAACTTCACTCATGCCCTCAACATTCGGGGTCAATTGTGACATGGCGAAATCGACTCTCCGAGGCTCGCCAGGTGAGAGGGGAGCCTTGATCCCAACAGCTGCTTCCTCGTCAATGGGTTGGTCCATGAATTCTTGGGAGCCGTTTCTCCGTGACTTGCGGTGCTTGTGATGTTTGCGATGCTTCTTGTGTCTCCGGTAACGATCACGCTTCCTGTGACGAGGTGGCTTTTCATCTTCAATGGCATCCTCGTGCGCCTCAAAGACCCCGGTTCCAGCCTTGGAAATACGGTTCCTTGCGGTCTCTTCAGAAGGCTGTCCCTCGCTCGTAGTACCGAAAGAGGGACTTCTAGTAGGGGTTCGCGTGCGAGTAGTGCTGTGGCCTTCACTCGTGTCGACTGAAATGATGCTGGACTTGCGATGGCGCTTGATAGCTCGTCTCATTCTCTTGCCAACAGTTTCTCGTGATGAATCAGAGTCAGAAGAATCTGAGTCACTCGACGAGCTGCTCTCTGAACTTGACGAGTCCAGCCAGTTGGCGACCGGTCCAGGTGTTGCCTCCTCATCAATGATGTGCTGTGGTGTCGACTCGTACATGTATGAATGTGACAGAAGCTGAAAGAGgagatatattatatacaCCAACAGAAGAATCTACGATGATTAGTCTCGATGGCGACCAAATCCCCAACGGCTCTACTTACCACACTAGTACCACGGCTGATCTTGAGAGATTGGGCATCTGCTAGGTTCGAGTCGTTAAACGAAGCATGGAATGCAGTCTGTACACAATCAGTATGTGTCCACAAACCTCTCTAGCAATTCCACACTTACTGGCAACACCAAGCTGATCACACTCAAACTCAATAGACAAGCACTCATCTGGGTGACGGTGCTGTTGTAGATCTGTTCCCGGAAGCGAAGACCGCCAAGGAAGAACGACATGCCCAGAATCAGTAACAAGTTGGCCAAGATAGACCCAAGAAGAGAGGCCTGAACGATACGGAATTCATCCTGTTTTTGGTTAGAAATGTGCCAAACCGGCTGCACGGTAACACGTACCTTGACCAAAGCAATGCTGTTCAACGATGAAGGTAATTAGCAATAACGTGAACACAGATTGAGGCAAAGTTCAGGAGGTTGGTGCCGCCAGGCTTGCATCACTAAACAGGGGTTAAAGTACATACATGCTGTGCATCGTGTTAGTGAACCGTTTGATAACTAGCTGACAGGCACGCCAAGACATGTATGACTTACAAGATGATCAGCTCTACCGCATTACCAAAAGTAATGTTCAGCAATGCGCCAAGGGAGTCGCCGAGCTTGCGCGCTACGGCTTCGGTAGCAAAGCTCAAGAGACCAGCAAGAGGTATGATGGCGACGGCATTCATGCCAAAAATGATGCCCGGAGAAATGCCCGGGACTTGCTCGACGGCGATGCCGATGGGGACAAAAACCAGCAAAAGGTTCAGTTTGGAATGGAACAAGACAAATTTGATAGTGCGCAGTATCCTACTGGGGATGCTGTCCTCAATTCCAGGTTCCCGCTGTGGTTGAGAGTCTTCGTGTGGGTGTTTCCCATCACCCGCTTCGCCTAGGACAGGCCCCGGTTTGTCGGGCTGCGATGATGTACCGGGCATGGGCGTGCCGCAACAACCATCTTCTGTCGTGTCGGCACCACCAGGGGCCGGCGGCGTTGGCATGGTGCCGCCGGGGCTGGCAGACATGGCTGATGCTCCATGCTGGCTGTTGGACTGTGTGGGCTCCAGGGTGGATGGATTGCTGATGGGAATCTGGTTTGAATTGATCTGTTTGGAAGGATGATTCGCGGGTTTGATTCTTATCCACGAGTTAATTCTATCCGTGTACCGAGATTTATCAGAGGTGGGTTCCTTCATCGAGGaaggtgggtgttgatgaagaatGATACGAAGTATCAAGGTATTTTTAAGTTCGACGGATCGATTAGGAAGATGGAAGTGGCAGGGAAATGGCTGTGAGCATTGATGGGAAACGTGTTGAAGTACGCAAGTAATAGCAGAAAGGAGAGAGTGGCATGTGGCGGGCCACGTCCTGCAAAAacgttggaggggggacaATGGGGGTCCAGTTGGGATGGCCCTGCCAAGGGCACGGGTGATCGGCAAGCCCTGCCACTCCCGCTTTGGCCTTAGCTCAAGCTCCCCAGAAAAACAAGCTTCGGGCCCACCCTCCTACGTCATCTCGCTCTTTATTTCGTAGCGACCTCTAGAACCTCGTACTTCTCGAGAGAATGTCTCACAGTAAACAGCAATCTACGAGGAAACAAAGGCCCCGGGAACCCGCCTAGTGAATTTCAACACTTCAAATatgcaaaacaaaaacaaaaaaacaaagtcGATAAAATCAGCCCGAAGCATCACAAGGTGGGTTTCCTTCCTGTACGCCAGTCATCTGAACACACGCAATACGTATACAAGCGGCAACACCAATGTTGACAGGGCAGCTGACAGAGTGCAGTTGAGAGGGTGGGAAGGTAGCCAACAGTAATGAGACGACACACGTCAATGCAACTTGTCTATGTGATGCTTTCTGCAAAACAAATAAGTTTATAAACTAAATCTGTGTACAAAAATAAAGCCACTTCGGCAGTTGGAGTGgcgccaagaaggccaagcaGGAACCAGAAAGCTTGACCGCACCGCTCTCGACCTCCGAAATCTTCTGAGGCCAGCAACATCTCGATGAGATGAGTGCTGAGCGTCAAACCTCCCGCCATGACATAAGCTAGCGAAACATGGAGTGATGTCATTCTCACTCCCATCTTATTCAGAGCGTGAACTCGGAATTGCGCTCTGTATTTCTGAATAAACAACATCTACAACCACGTGGCTTCTTTCTCTGCTTTTGCTTATTCATTGGGCCTTGCCACCTCCCATCTTTGACGAGTTTCATCAGCTTCGCAAATGTCCACTCGGCGGCGACCATAAAACCGAAACGAGCCAACTAGGTTCTTCCATTTGCTATCCATTGGCGACCAGAAATCCCCAAGCTGGTACCATCTGGTTATCTTGACGGTGCAGCTCTCGCTGAGAATAGATCCTTCTGATGACTGTGTGGGGTCGGAATCATCCGCATATGCAATCTCCACCTGGAAATCAGTGAAGCAGATGGGACACGATGTGGTATTGCGATCAGCACCTGAAAATAGCGGGAATGGTATAATCCAAACGCTTTCCAGTAACGGTCGATCGGGTCGAGTACTCGCATATGAGATGGCACGGACGAATATCATATCTGCTCTCCATCACACGCATGAAAAGCCTCATTTCTCTTTCGTTCCCATACTTCGTCGATTGCGTTAAAATGCTTGTACCCTTTACGTAAAGCTCATCGTTGATGATCTTTGCTTCCCATGCCTGGGTTTCTTCGATCCTGTGTGGTCTGTGCAGCACTCCCGACACATTGGTTACCTCGGGGTTCAAGACCTTCACATCCGGCACATGCGACTTGCCATAGAAGTGACGATTCATAACGAGCCGATTCAAGTTGGAATTCAGATTAGATCCACCCAGAGACCATAAACCAAAGGTCGTCAAAGAAACCTGACCGAACGGTGACATATATCTGATATCAGGCCGGTTGGAAATTGGGCAATAGTTAGGAGTCTTCCAGTCATACCCCCATCGGTGGGGCCTCATGCAGACAAAACACAGCTTGAGGGGAGGACAATCTTGTTCAATCCGTCCTAGAAGCGTAATTCTAGCTTCGCCGGTCAAAAGCTCTGCGGGTGACTGCGGGAGGTAACTGCAATAAAAATACTGGCAGGTCAAGACGAATGAGACGACGGATTCAGGAGGGATATTCTCTAGAATCATGTAGATGAGTTCTGCGGGTAGTTCAAAACCGGGCGGAGACACCAGGGTTTGCCCTCTCCATAGGTGTGACAGATGAAGCCGTCGAAAGGAAGTGGCCGGGGCTATGATGAATCCAAGCAACCACTGCAGGTGGGTGAAGAGAATGTCCAGAGAGTGAATGTGGTGCAAAAAACTGTTCATAGGGGCCAAGGCGTTATCAGTGCAAATAGGATGGCCCTAAAGAAGCCACAAAGCCCTTGTTTCTATCAAAGTTTCACTGAGCAAATGCTTATTTCAAGATCACGCGGAGTGCTGCCAGCTGCCATCTCCTCGAGGGCGAAATTCCCAAGCTGCCAATGCAGGTATGCAtaagttggtggtgatagcCTTAAGAACGATGCCTCATCCAACAAGACGAAAGCCTGCGGTCTAATCTATTCTAGATATTGTTTTCTGCCGTAACCTAACAAGAATGAGCATCTAACCTTTTCCCGGGCTTTCAAGTACCACTTCGATATGTTCCAACAAGGTATACACATCTCAAATTCTAAGGTACGTGCCAAAAGACATTAAAGACACCTTCAGCATTCTTGTTAATACCTCATCGAAACCGATAGAGACCCATCTAGAGATTTCATGGACGCATCTCCAAGTATCTGTTTGCGGTTTGTTCTCTAGAAACGGCCATGATCTGTCATGGCAATAGACACGGACGAACTGAGAATCCAGATTCTACGCCAGAACACCTTGACTTCACTTCGGTGTCCCGATCTCTAGCATGCACATAAATGAATCGTCGCAAGTATATATGCTCAACCATAGGTAGAGAAGATTTCTTATACACGCTCTGAAAGGTGGTATCCatcccctctccatccatctACCCACATAAACGCCTCtactcccccttcttctccctttcATCCCCCGTaacccccccaacagcagcattactcccccccaccaccacattcCTCAGATTCCCAAAACTTAACACCTCACTaatcctccccgtccccgccaTCAGCAtgaccaacctctccactccacacccccaaccccctgtCGGCGGCAGCCCGCTCGCCAGCGCATAGCAAAAActctcatccacctccaccttctgCCCCACCTCCACATCCTTCTGCCTGATCTGCTCCGCAAACTTCTCCCTCTGGGCAAACGGAtcgttctcctcctcgtaCATGTTCGCCAGCTCCTTCCCCTTGACAAACAGCTCAGTCCTTGCCGAGACGTGCTGGTTCGTCCTGGGGCAGAGGAAGGatttggaaaggggggacatgacgacggggtggtgggtgatgaacaagggggtggtgagggacaGGGGTTCAATGTACCGCTCGGccagcttgtcgaggagtttggggagggggaagtggtCTTGGCCCTCAAAAGGGGGGACCGAGTTTGAGTTGAGAAGCGACAAAAGGTCCGAGTGGGCGGAGTTGGTGGTCAAGTCGGGGAAGGTGAACCCCAACTTGTCttggagggtggggatgaaTTCTGCTTGTTGAAAGGGTTGTTGGTAGATGGACAGGTCGGAGATTTCGGGGAGTGAGGACAAGGTGCCATTGGAGATGAGCTTAGCGCAGTGCTCGGCAACGCCGCGGATGAGAtcttgggtgatggtgatgaggtccTGGAGGTTTGCGTAGGCGTGGTAGAACTCGCAGATGGTGAACTCTGGGTTGTGGGTTTGGTCGATGCCCTCGTTGCGGAACGCCGGGCCGAGCTCAAACACGCGGTCTACACCTCCGACGACGAGACGCTTGAGCCACAACTCAGGGGCAATACGGAGAGTGACATCTTTGCTCACTGCTTCAGCATGCATGGTGAATGGCCTGGCCACGGCACCGCCAGCATTGCCAGAGAGGATAGGAGTCTGAAACTCAAGGAAGTTGCGCTCATGAAAGAAGTCTCGGAGATAGCGAGTGATGTAAGACCGCAGACGAAGGGTATCTACGGTTCTACGGTTGGCCAGCATGTCAATATGACGATGCAGGGTATCTTCAACCTTCTCCGGCCGGGGCACCAAGCTCGGCGTCAAAATTTCAGGAAGCTGGGTGGCTTGGATGGAGAGCTCGCCTGTCTTGGTTCGCGTGGCCTTGCCCGTGACAGCTATTCAATGGCAACACAACAGGCGTCAGCATGCATGGCCACGCTTTCTACCCAAGATGGATATACACAGTTCACGAAGATGGGACGCACAAATGATATCACCCCTGTTCAGCAACCGGGCTAAATTCTTCAAACCAGAACCCGTCGTACCATCGACCAGCTTCCCCAGGTTACATAGTCCTTGAACATTCTCAAACTCGCTCCTCACATCAATAAAGACGAGCTTCGACCCGGCACGACGGACAGACTCGACCCGTCCTCGCAAGGtgacctcctcttccgccacAACGCCCTGCTGAATGTCCTGATACTTGGCCCGGAAGTCGGGGACGCGCATaatctcaccaccatcatttCGGATACGGGGATACTTGAGGACACCAGCTTGCTCCAGTTCCTGCTGCCGAGCAAGGTGGAAGGAGCAACGCTGCGACAGCTGAGCGCGGCGGAGGTGCGGGAACGCCGCCGCGTGAGGGACTGGTACCCGGGCGTACGGCCGCAGGAACTGGAGACTCGGTGATGGTCTCATCGCATCATTTCTATTGAGTGTCTGTCAGCTGTTGTCCTGACAAGAAAATCCAGACAGAAGACAGGTAACAGTGGAAGAATGTCAGAAAATTGGCATTTGTGATCAACCACGCCGAAGCGTGTCAGTCGCAACGGTTCTAAGGTTAAT from Podospora pseudoanserina strain CBS 124.78 chromosome 1, whole genome shotgun sequence includes:
- a CDS encoding hypothetical protein (COG:P; EggNog:ENOG503NZGD); translation: MKEPTSDKSRYTDRINSWIRIKPANHPSKQINSNQIPISNPSTLEPTQSNSQHGASAMSASPGGTMPTPPAPGGADTTEDGCCGTPMPGTSSQPDKPGPVLGEAGDGKHPHEDSQPQREPGIEDSIPSRILRTIKFVLFHSKLNLLLVFVPIGIAVEQVPGISPGIIFGMNAVAIIPLAGLLSFATEAVARKLGDSLGALLNITFGNAVELIIFIALVKDEFRIVQASLLGSILANLLLILGMSFFLGGLRFREQIYNSTVTQMSACLLSLSVISLVLPTAFHASFNDSNLADAQSLKISRGTSVILLLVYIIYLLFQLLSHSYMYESTPQHIIDEEATPGPVANWLDSSSSESSSSSDSDSSDSDSSRETVGKRMRRAIKRHRKSSIISVDTSEGHSTTRTRTPTRSPSFGTTSEGQPSEETARNRISKAGTGVFEAHEDAIEDEKPPRHRKRDRYRRHKKHRKHHKHRKSRRNGSQEFMDQPIDEEAAVGIKAPLSPGEPRRVDFAMSQLTPNVEGMSEVVQTRSSPFQGLRGTLRPVARSLAPTVFTSPIDFSMPAVPSGPVPRVRYGIRRTNSLPDRLNQFGRPPGAMMPSQIPLAAVPNGAVADAEENVEELSRRSAVILLLVSTALVAVCAEFMVDSINGLVKTSSIGEIFIGLIILPIVGNAAEHVTAITVAMKNKMDLAIGVAVGSSIQIALFITPLIVIIGWIMDKPMTLYFTLFETVCLFVSAFITNFLVLDGRSNYLEGALLLATYVIISVVAFFYPNAEDTSAWGT
- a CDS encoding hypothetical protein (COG:S; EggNog:ENOG503Q3T1); its protein translation is MCFGSKKNLYDGDDLPPRPAPGQAPQQPTYAPEPKASASSSHQAQPQQHQHQQQYNQPPPPSPLSAAQPPASWNSNNLYSQTQATSHTMPVELPDSVHNPNAPAELPANDYAPPPGPPPSHTRPAVESYAPPPGPPPSHGTGNDYAPPLGPPPPHSHGAGDDFAPPPGPPPSHGASNDYAPPPGPPLPRNDYASIPPPSAPPIPAASKPQETKHDWESVVPDTSLFPPPPAFFAAYDSSHATNATEAEAEAGEAWCRQHPLSPPIDLDHHSLEAQNNHNPRLMVPDVFKGTLQFKEHGIWAGQTDRNATDSCIIGFPPLYTVKTHSPFTSPTPEKTIYYEVAITSAANPHEICLSLGFTALPYPSFRQPGWHRGSLAVHGDDGHKFINDRWGGKDFTGPFRVGERYGIGMTFTAVAGRMETEIFFTRNGLQAGRWNLHEEGDSTDLPVTGLEGYHDLSCAVGTYGGVGFEVIFRPETWLFLPKGYYPGKRG
- the MSK1 gene encoding mitochondrial lysine-tRNA synthetase (EggNog:ENOG503NUPU; COG:J), producing the protein MGAPKIFLRKRSFPFAFGQQHQRRLEQAEFPVCWCETSKLNDAMRPSPSLQFLRPYARVPVPHAAAFPHLRRAQLSQRCSFHLARQQELEQAGVLKYPRIRNDGGEIMRVPDFRAKYQDIQQGVVAEEEVTLRGRVESVRRAGSKLVFIDVRSEFENVQGLCNLGKLVDGTTGSGLKNLARLLNRGDIISVTGKATRTKTGELSIQATQLPEILTPSLVPRPEKVEDTLHRHIDMLANRRTVDTLRLRSYITRYLRDFFHERNFLEFQTPILSGNAGGAVARPFTMHAEAVSKDVTLRIAPELWLKRLVVGGVDRVFELGPAFRNEGIDQTHNPEFTICEFYHAYANLQDLITITQDLIRGVAEHCAKLISNGTLSSLPEISDLSIYQQPFQQAEFIPTLQDKLGFTFPDLTTNSAHSDLLSLLNSNSVPPFEGQDHFPLPKLLDKLAERYIEPLSLTTPLFITHHPVVMSPLSKSFLCPRTNQHVSARTELFVKGKELANMYEEENDPFAQREKFAEQIRQKDVEVGQKVEVDESFCYALASGLPPTGGWGCGVERLVMLMAGTGRISEVLSFGNLRNVVVGGSNAAVGGVTGDEREKKGE